A genome region from Flavobacterium sp. CFS9 includes the following:
- a CDS encoding sensor histidine kinase — MSKTLNSMDSLNRITHFTSGINNSFVSSQKSFNNYTYYKDKESLNKYTASLNEISRLIDSLTLITKDNKAFMKILEEKNQSEHSVEAIKSSIDSIIDSQINPDKTALSKPFKLNKFAYKKILDSIKTESYIQVDSVSKKGLFSRLGAALAGKVDVQKEKLNITVTMKYDNKVVTGSIEEQFANLFNTTNKFYEEQFKNLKKSFANLKDQDAKLKEFNNELLNLEAEIMPNYNNSLKLLQDNTQKQLQKQYESNKIVRSYTIAILILMMFIVSLVLFGFTRLAFQYEKRLTTAQMQIRENLNFKNRIMGMISHEIRSPLSIISIYSKMISASIKDAEIKDTFKSIQFTTNSLLLLANQILEYSKDGNYEPKLNNKKFLLKEEIHQIVHSMASLVESKGNKIEVNSNLISNLEVNSDAAKIHQLFYNIIGNANKFTENGLIKIAMDLEKTSDKQVNLKIEIKDSGIGIAKNDLKNIFELYYQGTVSGKVNDLGVGLGLNLCKEIVELFDGKIDVQSEEGKGTTIIFNLFISLV; from the coding sequence ATGTCGAAAACTTTAAACTCGATGGATTCATTGAACAGAATAACGCATTTTACCAGTGGTATTAATAATTCATTTGTCAGTTCTCAAAAGAGTTTTAATAATTATACTTATTACAAAGACAAGGAATCACTAAATAAGTACACCGCTTCTTTAAATGAGATTAGCCGCTTGATTGACAGCCTAACCCTGATTACAAAAGACAACAAGGCATTCATGAAGATTCTGGAAGAAAAGAATCAGTCTGAGCATTCGGTAGAGGCTATAAAATCCAGCATAGATTCTATTATCGATTCACAGATCAATCCGGATAAGACTGCTTTGTCTAAACCTTTTAAACTAAACAAATTCGCGTATAAAAAGATCTTAGACAGCATCAAAACGGAATCCTATATACAGGTTGACAGCGTATCCAAAAAAGGTTTATTCTCAAGATTGGGGGCTGCTTTGGCCGGTAAAGTGGATGTGCAGAAAGAGAAGCTGAATATTACGGTTACCATGAAGTATGATAATAAAGTAGTGACCGGAAGTATCGAAGAACAATTTGCGAACCTGTTTAATACCACTAATAAATTTTACGAAGAACAGTTTAAGAACTTAAAGAAGTCATTTGCCAATTTAAAAGATCAGGATGCTAAACTAAAAGAGTTTAATAACGAATTACTGAACTTAGAGGCGGAGATTATGCCGAATTACAACAATTCGTTGAAATTGCTTCAGGATAATACTCAAAAGCAATTGCAAAAGCAATACGAATCCAATAAAATAGTGAGAAGTTATACCATTGCGATTTTGATCTTAATGATGTTTATCGTTTCGCTTGTACTTTTCGGCTTCACAAGACTGGCTTTTCAATATGAAAAAAGACTGACTACCGCTCAGATGCAGATCCGTGAAAACCTGAATTTTAAGAATAGAATTATGGGAATGATCAGCCATGAGATCAGATCTCCTTTAAGCATCATTTCAATTTACAGTAAAATGATAAGTGCTTCGATAAAAGATGCCGAAATAAAAGATACTTTTAAATCCATTCAGTTTACTACAAACTCATTGCTTCTTTTAGCCAATCAGATCCTGGAATATTCAAAAGACGGAAATTATGAACCTAAATTGAACAATAAAAAATTCCTGCTTAAGGAAGAAATTCATCAAATTGTACATTCGATGGCTTCATTGGTTGAAAGTAAAGGGAATAAAATAGAAGTTAATTCGAATTTGATTTCAAATCTTGAAGTGAATTCTGATGCTGCAAAAATTCATCAGCTTTTTTATAACATTATTGGTAATGCGAATAAGTTTACCGAAAATGGATTGATAAAAATAGCGATGGATCTCGAAAAGACCTCTGATAAGCAAGTAAATTTAAAAATAGAAATTAAAGACAGTGGAATAGGAATTGCCAAAAACGATCTCAAGAACATATTCGAACTTTATTATCAGGGTACCGTTTCAGGAAAAGTAAACGATCTTGGAGTAGGTTTAGGACTCAATTTGTGTAAAGAAATTGTAGAATTGTTTGATGGAAAAATAGATGTTCAGAGCGAAGAAGGCAAAGGGACAACGATTATTTTCAACCTCTTTATAAGTTTAGTTTAA
- a CDS encoding PAS domain-containing protein encodes MEFDFYNTKKKANINVFKSKAFEEVHDALFVFTISADNNYEMPFINDATYEMFEVLSNTMFTNTVLSIYDRIHQDDKKRVKNSLFDAIKKRRKWSVVFRAELPFNGLSWFKVTSKRLVNKDGSTEFYGRITDITELKEQELKLRRTEERFKFMLMTSNEGIWDWDLTIDRIYYSQQALNILELKASEVSHTCEGWKKMIHPEDVVECQKAFNDHFNNRTPFYENFQRVLTSNKKYKWILSKGMVIERDLEGKPLKVIGTYSDVSFQKEKELELRREMEVYKEKNNRLLNFSHIVSHNLNSHAGNFKVLLDLIDSEEGFDEKVETLKYLRAVSGDLSKTIEDLSQIVNVQNNTEINIEALNLNSYLNRVLNIVNAYSNKNDVTIINNVSPEAVVHFNPAYLESVLQNLSSNAIKYADPKKPLIVEFNFFKENGRKVLTVKDNGLGIDLKKHGDLIFGMYKTFHKHEKANGLGLYITKNQIESMNGNITVESQVGEGTTFKVFFKD; translated from the coding sequence ATGGAATTCGATTTTTATAATACAAAGAAGAAAGCAAACATAAATGTTTTTAAGTCTAAAGCATTTGAAGAGGTTCATGATGCCCTTTTTGTATTTACGATTTCGGCAGATAATAATTATGAAATGCCATTTATAAATGATGCCACCTACGAAATGTTTGAAGTTTTATCCAATACCATGTTTACCAATACTGTACTTTCTATATACGATCGAATTCATCAGGATGATAAAAAAAGGGTAAAAAACTCTTTATTCGATGCTATTAAAAAAAGAAGAAAATGGAGTGTTGTGTTCAGGGCAGAATTGCCTTTCAATGGATTAAGCTGGTTTAAAGTGACTTCAAAAAGACTAGTCAATAAAGACGGAAGTACGGAATTTTATGGTCGTATAACTGATATTACCGAATTAAAAGAGCAGGAGTTAAAACTCAGAAGAACAGAAGAACGTTTTAAGTTTATGCTGATGACTTCAAATGAAGGTATTTGGGACTGGGATCTAACCATTGATAGAATTTATTATTCGCAGCAGGCTTTGAATATACTGGAATTGAAAGCTTCTGAAGTTTCTCATACTTGCGAGGGATGGAAGAAAATGATCCATCCGGAGGATGTTGTAGAGTGTCAAAAGGCTTTTAATGATCATTTTAATAACAGAACTCCTTTTTACGAAAATTTTCAACGTGTACTAACTTCGAATAAAAAGTACAAGTGGATTCTTAGTAAAGGAATGGTGATCGAGCGTGATCTTGAGGGAAAACCATTAAAAGTAATAGGAACTTATAGTGATGTTTCTTTTCAGAAAGAGAAAGAGCTTGAGTTAAGAAGAGAAATGGAAGTGTATAAAGAAAAGAATAACAGATTGTTGAATTTCTCGCATATCGTTTCTCATAACTTAAACTCGCACGCAGGTAATTTTAAAGTTCTTTTGGACTTGATCGATTCAGAAGAAGGTTTTGATGAAAAAGTTGAAACATTAAAATACCTGCGTGCGGTTTCCGGAGATCTTAGTAAAACAATTGAAGATTTGTCCCAAATTGTAAATGTTCAGAACAATACCGAAATTAATATCGAGGCACTGAATTTAAACAGTTATTTAAACAGGGTACTCAACATTGTTAATGCCTATAGCAACAAGAATGATGTCACAATAATCAACAATGTTTCTCCTGAAGCAGTGGTTCATTTTAATCCGGCCTATCTTGAAAGTGTATTACAAAACCTGAGCAGCAATGCTATCAAATATGCAGATCCTAAAAAACCACTGATCGTTGAGTTTAATTTTTTCAAAGAAAATGGAAGAAAGGTATTAACCGTAAAAGACAATGGTTTAGGAATTGATCTTAAGAAACACGGAGATTTAATTTTTGGAATGTATAAAACATTTCATAAGCACGAAAAAGCAAACGGTTTGGGCTTATACATTACAAAAAATCAGATTGAATCTATGAATGGAAACATTACAGTAGAAAGTCAGGTAGGAGAGGGGACAACTTTTAAAGTCTTCTTTAAAGATTAA
- a CDS encoding response regulator, with the protein MKMKSPSNNYSFLVADDHSVVRQGVSLMIKELFSNALIHKAGNFKDTLAVLKEQSIDLLILDVNFPDGNSISIITEIKSIQPEVKILIFSAYDENIYAMRYLNAGASGYLNKETSEEEMKNAISSMILSGKYITQNLKDRILDSYISKKPTNPLDVLSNREIEVAQLLIKGYGNLEIIEHLNIKKTTVSTYKNRIFEKLEIDNLADLIKVFQLYAD; encoded by the coding sequence ATGAAAATGAAATCCCCATCCAATAACTATAGCTTTTTAGTAGCTGATGACCATAGTGTGGTACGACAAGGCGTTTCTTTGATGATAAAAGAGTTATTTTCGAATGCTTTAATTCATAAAGCAGGAAATTTTAAGGATACACTTGCTGTTTTGAAAGAGCAGAGTATAGATTTATTAATCTTAGATGTGAATTTTCCTGATGGAAACAGTATCAGCATCATAACAGAGATTAAATCCATTCAGCCCGAAGTGAAAATACTGATCTTCTCAGCCTATGATGAGAATATCTACGCCATGCGGTATTTGAATGCAGGAGCATCCGGATATCTGAACAAAGAAACTTCGGAGGAAGAAATGAAAAATGCCATCAGTTCGATGATCTTGTCCGGAAAGTATATTACACAGAATCTGAAAGACAGGATTCTCGACTCTTATATTTCAAAAAAACCAACAAACCCATTAGATGTATTGTCCAACAGAGAAATCGAAGTGGCACAGCTTTTAATTAAAGGTTATGGCAATCTCGAAATAATTGAACATCTGAACATTAAGAAAACTACGGTAAGTACCTATAAAAACAGGATTTTTGAAAAGCTGGAAATTGATAATCTGGCCGATTTGATCAAAGTTTTTCAGTTGTATGCGGATTGA
- a CDS encoding YegP family protein, whose product MEKFIVIKKANGEFQFEFVNKNGETILSSGDYTRKFMCMKGIESVKVNSQDNTKFFRKTNSKDERYFNLKAFNGKIIGTSKIFKDRDSRDEGILEFRKHAPHAIVEDHSNTVLAESAAF is encoded by the coding sequence ATGGAAAAATTTATCGTTATTAAAAAAGCCAATGGAGAATTTCAATTCGAGTTTGTAAATAAAAATGGTGAAACTATTTTAAGCAGTGGTGATTATACCCGAAAATTCATGTGTATGAAAGGGATTGAATCAGTAAAAGTTAATTCACAGGACAATACAAAATTCTTCCGAAAAACAAATTCAAAAGATGAAAGATACTTTAATCTTAAAGCCTTTAATGGGAAGATTATCGGAACAAGTAAAATATTTAAAGACAGAGATTCCCGTGATGAAGGAATTCTGGAGTTTAGAAAACATGCACCACACGCAATTGTAGAGGATCACTCTAATACAGTCCTGGCAGAAAGTGCTGCATTTTAG
- a CDS encoding TonB-dependent receptor, producing the protein MKTIYKAILFFSVALFTQNMMAQKASISGTITDTQSPLPGATIILSDNLKATTDFSGYFTIQDVRPGSFELEISYIGYEVKRIQIEIKDNQKLNLGTIQLQTNSKELNEVVVSGMTQRNSEARALNMQKKSMSIVNVIAADGIGKLPDRNAAETVQRMPGVSIERDQGEGRFVSVRGLPPFWSSTTINGNRIPTAEEETTSRATAFDFFPSDLIAYVEATKALTPDMDGDAIGGSVNFTTQTAPTKRTIKASVFSGYNQKSDKGIYSGSLTIGDKSKNGKFGYIINGTYWDRNWATDNYEARRQGDQGVYRLELRDYTGVRKTTGLNGAMEFNPSSRDKIFLKITYGGLTDEETHYKHRIRFDKFNSTTNALTVEQQDIHNQLMTQFLGLDLGGKHQLANGKLDWSLASYRNRFKYGNIPNTEDNSYFLIQFNQTGVGVKPEYLKTVPLANGGAGGPRAYWAADGGIMDPNNPKSIFDFYSDPNFKTDPTKMKFSTLELYKISIVERDNIIAAVNYEHNFNENLKMKFGAKVTDKDRIATFRDEYYSWTGSPTPYLSNYSSDLILQPGGTDYLRKETGTLIGNSFGPVLSTDGMTKLFTTSKGNLVLNPADSQIPELGKGLGRNFNVGETTSSIYAMSTYNLSNKWTILGGLRVTNTITQVTGKTVENNVVVDAENTKTYTSVLPMLHVKYTPIENLNLRFATTRTFARPNFGDISPAGSLNTIDGEYAGGNPNLNPTYSWNFDLLGEYFLDEVGIINAGVFYKSITDPIFDDTYQGTINGIPDIEISSPANGGNAWIGGVEFGITKRFSFLPGFLKYFGTQINATLMNSEMTLGKNANNPNGRKVSTPYQAKELYNLQLFYESGKLNVRAAFNHKGAYATSFDANAKNTDMNDIYYGKYNSLDFSASYKIGDHFTIFSDVNNVLNEPLMYHFGETPNRPKQVEYYGVKFNLGLKYNL; encoded by the coding sequence ATGAAAACAATTTACAAGGCAATTTTATTTTTTTCTGTTGCACTTTTTACTCAAAACATGATGGCTCAAAAGGCAAGCATCAGCGGAACGATTACCGACACGCAGTCTCCGCTTCCGGGCGCGACCATTATATTGTCTGATAATTTAAAAGCCACAACTGATTTTAGCGGCTATTTTACTATTCAGGATGTGAGACCAGGCAGCTTCGAATTAGAAATCTCTTATATAGGATATGAAGTAAAACGTATCCAGATTGAAATTAAAGACAATCAAAAACTGAATTTAGGTACAATTCAGTTGCAAACCAATTCAAAAGAACTTAATGAAGTTGTGGTTAGCGGAATGACCCAAAGAAATAGTGAGGCGCGAGCATTGAACATGCAGAAAAAATCAATGAGTATTGTAAATGTAATTGCTGCCGACGGGATTGGAAAACTTCCGGATCGTAATGCTGCCGAAACTGTACAGCGTATGCCTGGAGTGTCGATAGAGCGTGATCAGGGTGAAGGTCGTTTTGTATCAGTGAGAGGATTGCCGCCGTTTTGGTCGTCGACTACCATTAACGGAAACAGAATTCCAACTGCCGAAGAAGAAACCACTTCGCGAGCTACCGCATTTGATTTTTTCCCTTCAGATCTTATCGCTTATGTTGAAGCTACCAAAGCGCTTACACCGGATATGGATGGTGATGCGATTGGCGGAAGCGTCAATTTTACGACACAAACCGCTCCAACTAAAAGAACCATTAAAGCAAGTGTTTTTAGCGGATACAATCAAAAATCTGATAAAGGAATTTATAGTGGATCGCTTACAATAGGGGATAAAAGTAAAAACGGAAAGTTCGGATACATTATCAATGGTACGTATTGGGACAGAAACTGGGCAACCGATAATTACGAGGCCAGAAGACAAGGTGATCAGGGAGTTTATAGATTAGAACTTAGAGACTACACGGGAGTTAGAAAAACTACTGGTTTAAATGGTGCAATGGAGTTTAACCCTTCATCGAGAGATAAAATTTTCCTGAAAATTACTTATGGCGGACTTACAGATGAAGAAACGCATTACAAACACCGTATTAGATTTGATAAATTCAACAGCACAACAAATGCGTTAACGGTGGAACAACAAGACATTCACAACCAGTTAATGACGCAGTTTTTAGGTCTTGATCTGGGAGGAAAACATCAATTGGCAAACGGAAAATTAGATTGGAGTCTGGCTTCTTATCGAAACAGATTCAAGTACGGGAATATTCCAAATACGGAAGACAACAGTTATTTTTTAATTCAGTTCAATCAAACCGGAGTAGGTGTTAAACCTGAATATTTAAAAACAGTACCGCTTGCCAATGGTGGAGCAGGAGGACCAAGAGCTTATTGGGCAGCTGATGGCGGAATTATGGATCCAAACAATCCAAAGTCAATATTTGATTTTTATTCCGATCCAAATTTTAAAACGGATCCGACAAAAATGAAGTTTTCTACTTTAGAACTTTACAAAATCAGTATCGTAGAAAGAGACAATATTATTGCTGCCGTTAATTACGAGCATAATTTTAATGAGAATCTTAAAATGAAGTTCGGAGCGAAAGTAACAGATAAAGATCGTATTGCCACTTTTAGAGACGAGTATTACAGCTGGACAGGTTCTCCAACCCCTTATTTATCCAACTATTCCTCTGATTTAATTCTTCAACCGGGAGGTACAGATTATTTAAGGAAAGAGACAGGTACTTTGATTGGAAATAGTTTTGGTCCGGTTTTATCGACAGACGGAATGACCAAATTGTTTACTACTTCAAAAGGAAACCTGGTTTTAAATCCTGCTGATTCTCAGATTCCGGAACTTGGAAAAGGATTAGGAAGAAACTTCAATGTAGGGGAAACGACTTCTTCTATCTATGCGATGTCAACTTATAATCTGTCTAATAAATGGACTATTTTGGGAGGTTTGCGTGTAACTAATACCATAACACAGGTAACGGGTAAAACAGTAGAAAATAATGTGGTGGTTGATGCTGAGAATACTAAAACCTATACCTCAGTACTTCCAATGTTGCACGTAAAATATACTCCGATTGAGAATTTGAACCTTCGTTTTGCCACAACGAGAACATTTGCAAGACCTAATTTTGGAGACATTTCACCAGCAGGTTCACTCAATACGATTGATGGAGAATATGCAGGAGGAAATCCGAATTTGAATCCAACTTATTCCTGGAACTTTGATTTGTTAGGGGAGTATTTTCTTGACGAAGTAGGAATCATTAACGCCGGAGTATTTTACAAATCGATTACAGATCCAATTTTTGACGATACGTATCAGGGTACTATTAATGGAATTCCGGATATAGAAATCAGTTCACCTGCTAATGGAGGAAATGCATGGATTGGGGGAGTTGAATTCGGAATTACCAAGAGATTCAGCTTTTTACCGGGATTCCTGAAATATTTTGGAACTCAGATCAATGCAACGCTTATGAATTCTGAAATGACTTTAGGAAAAAATGCTAACAATCCTAACGGAAGGAAAGTATCAACACCTTATCAGGCAAAAGAATTATATAACCTGCAATTGTTTTATGAGAGCGGTAAACTGAATGTGAGAGCAGCTTTCAACCACAAAGGAGCCTATGCCACAAGCTTTGATGCCAATGCTAAAAACACTGACATGAATGATATTTATTACGGTAAATACAACTCTCTTGATTTCTCTGCTTCTTATAAAATTGGAGATCATTTTACCATTTTCAGTGATGTAAACAATGTATTGAACGAGCCTTTGATGTATCATTTTGGAGAAACACCAAACCGTCCGAAACAGGTAGAATATTATGGGGTGAAGTTTAATCTTGGTTTAAAATATAATTTATAG